The nucleotide window AATTCGTTGTGGTTCCTACTTCTGTTCGTTATGCTCATTTTCTTCGAGTGATGCGATATCTTTGTGGCACTACCTTTCGTGGTCTGTTCCACTTACGTCAGTCCACTCTTTAGCTGCAGTCTTATTCTGTGTTACTTGGGCCAGTTCTCCTAATGATCGGGTCTCTGTTACTGATTAAtgtatctttcttggttttcacttgttgtttgaAAGACCAAGAAACAACCTACTACTTCTAAGTCCAgtgctgaggctgaggttcgtgctttGGCTTCTACCATCCAGGAGGTGCTTTGGATTCGCTCGGTTCTGCAAGATTTTGGTGTATCGATCTCTTCTCCTATTTCTATTCACTGTGACAATAAAAGGGCCCTTCAAATTGCTGCAAATCTGGTCAAGAATGAGCTAACCAAACACATTagtgtggatgcacacttcaccAGATGTCATGCACGTGCCCAGATTGtgtcacttcactatcttcctacAGAGGTCCAGGTGGCTGATTTTTTCACCAAGATGCAGACACATGATCAGcatctattcatgttatccaaactccaGATGCACAATCTGCCTTGAGTTTGAGAGAGGGTGTTAgctgtatgtatgtatgtataaagaGATATAATTGGGTTATACTTGTATCATTGTGTTGTATTGTTGGTtcttatatgtagacctaagATCATACATGTAAGTTTCTCAATCTAATGAGGATTTGATCCACTTGCTCTCTCCCTTTCTACCATATGGATTATCCAGTGTAAAGCTAGTAATCAGTCCATGTTTGATCCAAATCCaaaattcaacataaaaaatttacGGAAAACAACTCAAAACTTGTGTCTTTTGTAATTAACTTACCAAAACATGTATGTACGTATGTATATGTACAGAGGTATACTTAGGTTATACTTGTATCATTGTGTTGTATTGTTGGTTCGTATATGTAGACCTAAGATCATACATGTGAGTTGCTCAATCTAACGAGGATTTGATCCACTTACTCTCTCCCTCTCTATCAGATGGATTATCCGGTGTAAAGCTAGTAATCAGTCCATGATTGATCCAAATCCAAAATTCTGCATAAAAAATTTACGAAGAGCAACTCAAAACTTGTGTATTTTGTAAATAACTTACCAAAACATTGAAAGGAGTCGTTGATCTTAAGTTTTTTAATAACCACAAAATCATATAAACATTGGATTTGTTTCGAAAGTTCATGAAATCAACAAATATATCATAGAATACTCAACTTTCATAACTAAAGTAAGGACCTTACTTTGTCGATGTTCATTGCAGTAAGCTCTTCACCAGAAATATCCTTACGCTTAACAATTTGGGGAATTTTTGTATAGTAGCATTTCTGTCTCTGTGAATCTTCTGGGGTAGTCCTGGAAAACTTGCTACTATTTAATTGCTCCATCAATTGTTTCTCCATAGCTGTTCTTGGAACATCTGGGATCAATCCAGATACACAAGCAATTGTAATATCTCCTCCAATAGGTTCTGTGATTAAATCAGGCATTAAGCGTAAATAGCAATATATACTTTCTAACTTTGAgtaatgaaaaataacaaagtaTAATTGAAGAAAACAGATATAGCTAACGGTGTGATGATAATGCTGAATAATAAGGTGCAAAGGATTTACAAGAAATACATTGTAAGTTAATACTCAATCAACCCCAAATATTTGGGACTAAcggcttcttgttgttgtacATGGTATAGTAAGgtaataatcaataaattatctTCAATGTTTGCTTGAAAAACACTTATTATTCCCACCATTTACAATGGTTGATACACGAGGTGTCCAAGGGATGGCCTTTATTGCCTAAAttttaagattaagattaaaTCTTGTTTGATGATCCCACCAGAGAACGAAAATTATAGCCAAGAAAAACATGTTTTCCTATGAGTTACAATAAACCATTTAAATCCACACCATGATCAACCTATTCCAAAATTTCTGATCGTCCAAATGAGTAGGTTCAATATAAAGGTAAAccaattagaaaataaataacagCATATTCCCTTAGTAACATAATAATGTAGTGTGGCCATCGATCTCCAGCTGGCAACAAAATAACggaaaataacaattaaatcataCTATCCAAGATAACAATCATTCAGAAATCAAACATGGAACACTTTCCCTTGTGAAGTTCTTCATTGCAGTTAGGGAATAAGCTAGAGTTTAAACccttcatttcattcatttatcagaaaaaaaattacacgtAAATGTTGAGAGTGGAAacacatataaacaaaaaagataGCATGATCTACTCAACATAAAACTTGCAACAGTCCAAGACATAAACTAATGCCACTAAATCATATATGCTATAAAAACAAAGGTAACATGAAAGCATTACCAAGCCGTTCAATAGCAGTATTTGTGATGTAACAAGACAGCCGCTTCCACTCTACAAAGTGGTCCAAAGCATAAGGTCCAAGTTGGTTATCAAACTCCAAATGTTTCACTGCTTCAGAATACCTACACTCCTATATGTTGAGTTGAGTTCAGGACATAATCTGCTTAACAGCTCATTGCTTTAAGATGCCAACTGATGATATTAGGATATAAATGTGGAAGAAAAGGGGAACGAATCAACATATCTCACAGAAATAAAACTCAtactttcatttttcttatagtaaattCAGGTATAAACTACAGTTCTCTCACtaatatctaaaattttcaGATGGTATGTACTAGTAGGGAAATAACCTCATCCTCTGAAATTTTCACCAAGTGCTCATCTTGGCAATGCCATCTACGAACAACTACCTGCATGAATGATGTTGTAGCCATCAATTTAATCCAGCACATAAAAGAAGGTAGATAGAAATATCATAATCACAACTGAGAAGAATCAACAGGCCCCATATAGGGAAAAGGGAgtccaaaagataaaaaaaataaataaaataaaaacaaaacaaaacataaaaaccaGGTCGTACTTGGATCTCCAATTATTCTAAAATGCTTACTGAAAACACACaaggaaaaatcaaaacataatttgttcagatcaatatctatttttctgGACCTGGCATTTCTGATTTTGGAAAACTTTTAACAGTTTTGACTGGAATAAGAATCTCCCTTTCACGTGTTTCGGCGAGAAAATGAAATTACACACATAGAAAACAAGTAGTAAAAATTAGATGTATAGGTTAGCTAATCTAAAAGTTTAttgagaaatacaaaaaatggaTGGCTAATTAATCTACTAAATCATGATAGAATGTTTGAAACAAAGTACCTCAGAGTAACTTGTAGTGATAAAGAAGCCAATTGTCGGAGAGAATTCATTTACTTCCCTATAGGTAACAAAGGgaacaagaaaaatgaaatcCAAAACCAGTCAACCATTTATCAggcaataaaataattattagcaTTTGAGTCTTTATAAAGGCATAAAAGAATGGaaagcatgttttttttttaatttaaaaccaaacaacaaaacTTTTAGTGTTTATGAGTGAAGGGGATTTACTTATTCGCTGAACTATGATAGACAAAATGTGGACCAGGTGGGATCATCTTTATGCCTTTGAAATTTGGACCCACAGAGAACATCTTCCAGATGATCACATGTATAgcacaaaaacacacacatccatataaatataaaatacaagaaattgaATATAGTAAACAGGAAATAAATACTCAGAACAATCACATGAACATTGCAAATGATGACTTCATCTTTCAACAGCAATGTAAGTTTATAATTCAATTATGTAAACTAGTAAGTAAGAGAAACATCATTCAAGAATCCTACTAGGACTTCATATATAATGTCATTTGAAACCTAGAACAATCAACATCTTTCTGATAAAGTTCACAGCATCCATGCTCAACAATCAAAGCGTGACATTCAAGAACATTTGATACTTTCTAGTAAACACATCAAGAATCCAAATCAAGAACAAAGTCTTTGTGATACcaacaagcaagaaaatacATTTCAAAGATTtctttagggttagggttttgaatgagaTATTGGAGAGATTCCGGAAAGGAAAGCAACAAGGGTGATTGGAGGAATACCTGGGTGTCGATGCCGAACAGGGTGAACTGGGGGACGTCGAGGAGGAGGAGAGTAGCCCCCTTCTTCACCAGCTCCAGCGCGGTCTCTTGATCCATCTGAATCCCCGACGccattcctctctctctctctctctctcaagctCAGAGAAGAGAGCATTCTAGATGATGCTTATAAAAGGAAGCGGATCCGGGCGAGTTATTGTTTGGATccgatgaaagatggatccgcTATGATTGTTGGATACTTGGATCTCGAGTCTCTCAGCATTCTAGATGATGCTTATAAAAGGAAGCGGATCCGGACGGGTTATTGTTTAGATCCGATAAAAGATAGATCCGCTATGATTGTTGGATACTTGGATCTCGAGTCTCTCAGCATTCTAGATGATGCTTATAAAAGGAAGCGGATCCGGGCGAGTTATTGTTTAGATccgatgaaagatggatccgcTATGATTGTCGGATCCTCTTGAGATTTTGATTAACCATTTGTGTTagccttaaaaaaataaaaaataaataaataataaaaaataaaaaataagtaagaGAGATGATACGACCGAACCGGTTCTGTGGTGTAATTATGACATAACCAAGATGTGGTTAATCCTATTTGTTGGATTTtcctaaattaaataatttttaaaaaagattagaAATTTTTAAGGTAAACTATGTCTTTGATAGTTACCATAAAACCGagtctattttattatttttcaaatagtaattaacttacattcaatttgttttatttttttgaattcttttaattaatatgattatttaatttaaaaaaatatggaaaaacaaatatatggCGATGAGATTTTGAGTTTTTTgtccttttattgtattttctaattttttattaattaatgtgatttattcatttaaaaatattaagaggGAGTTGGGATTTTAGATAATTAATTgagattatatttaaattttttgtatttttttgacaCGAAactttttggtattttaatcagcattttaaaatttaaaaaaatttattactcCCTCTATTCctcttttatttataacaaattcatattattttttatctgtcattttctaacatcaagaagcattaattttttttttcaaaattacccttaacactttattcaattaattttttagaatTAGATATGAgaaataaatgtaaaaatattaattagaggtaattatggaaaaataattaattttttataaaattttgtgaagtaACTAAGCTTGTTGGTATATGAGATTTGATTAaccataacaaataaaaaaaatagatggagtaatatttttaaataaaattatctaattatttGTCTTGTGTTGTGCATGTGTTTGCAAGTGGCCACGGGGAATGTGCGTGCGTGTGGTGTTAGTTTTGGCACTAGCGGGTACACTTGTGCGGGTGTGCTGAGTGCACGTGAATGCGAAGAGAACATAAGAATTATTCTCAATTAATGCTCTTCAAATATCTTTAATTTATGCAtactattttcttcatatatattttttcaaaattcttatGTAATCCCTCTAttcatgtgtttattattattatcattattatttttaaatctattttatcaatattaaatacaaattattattattatatatttttttacaaaatatgaCGAAGCCCTACATCACCAAGCCTGTATAAATGTAAAATTATTGTTTCAATATATCATGCCTTCATGTTTACATTAATTTATGTATAAtaatcatttcaaataaaatttctgaatattttataataaaagcttttttttaaatcatgattCAATTATTTTCTACTTATTTTGATCATTAATcacaaatgtatatatatatggttgtttaaattttaattattttattaaaaaaaaattatctttaatttaGGTTGAGAatgaaatacaaacaaattaaatttaattaattaattaaaaaaatcacatcacTTGTGATTGTTTTCTCATCATGAACATCGGAATCCCACAGAAGCCCACTAAAAGAATTTAGTCAACTAGTGGCCACCAAGTCTAGGTTCTTGCTTAGTTGCTTGCAACCCCCTTGCTTTCATAGTTTCATTTTCATGGTAATGTGTCCTAGTAATACTTTTTTGAAGTTTACCAATGACCAAAGTTATATTTGTATCCGAGTCCATGCAGAATTTTTTGccaaataataaaagtttaatttataaataaaaaaatattttgatgagTATATATAATAGTTGTATAGCTATAATTCTAATACCCACATGTACACAGGCTCAATTCTCACTAACTCTGTTTAGATTTGTacacatcattattttttttaatagtgttATTACTCAATTGCTCGGTCTAGATTTATACAcgtcattgtttttttaaaagtgtAGTTGCTCATGTTGCttgtggagaaaaaaaaaaacccttttgaAGTTTTGCAAGCtaaaatatacattatatatatataaagcaataaagtcaatattttattttatttttttaaataaaaagtcaatatttttaaaaaacactataaaaatatttcatacacAGACATCAATAATGTGAACATAAGAATAGATCATAGTCCATGCTAAGGACCGCATCAAAACATACATACTTTATGTATAAATTCAATGATTACAATAAATCACCAACttaaacaatacaaaatcatACACGTAcgaatattaaatataaaatttttcctaataataacaatttcaaataataaatatgattcaacaattgaataaattttatatataaataaaattataaaatatatatatgtatatatatatatataggcggAGAAGATAACAACTGACTATCTATTGGAGCCAAATCTGGTATATTCTACTTTCTACCATCCATATCCGTCCCTCCATTTCTATCAATCTGAACTTGAGAAGACTTGTGAACAACACCCTTACTTATGTTATTTGTACAACTTACTGTCTTACCTTTAACAATTTCCTTCCACTTTCCTTCAATAAGGCCTTCAACATGCAGATTTTCAGTATTACcaattcttatttcttttttagtaTGTTCATGTACTTCTTCTTGAATCTGTGTATTGGGTGGGTATCACATGGTTGTCCCCATCaactttattctttattttcacTACAAGAAACTGTTGAATTAGAAACAGTAATTTAGCAACGGACTGGTTCTGTTGCGGTTTAATAACtgattagcaacggattagaccGTCCGTTACAATgttacaaacaaaatttaggactgtttcaaaatttaaaacgtAAATGCCATCGGTGGCTAATCCGTTTCTGTTTTAAAAACGGGTAAAATATTCgtttgtaaattaccaacggaattggaGTCCGTTTATGAAATAGTAACGGATTAAACATCGGTTTCTAAACTTAGCAACCGATTCGAAGTCCGtttgtaaaatagtaacggATTACATA belongs to Dioscorea cayenensis subsp. rotundata cultivar TDr96_F1 chromosome 17, TDr96_F1_v2_PseudoChromosome.rev07_lg8_w22 25.fasta, whole genome shotgun sequence and includes:
- the LOC120280584 gene encoding protein AAR2 homolog — protein: MASGIQMDQETALELVKKGATLLLLDVPQFTLFGIDTQMFSVGPNFKGIKMIPPGPHFVYHSSANKEVNEFSPTIGFFITTSYSEVVVRRWHCQDEHLVKISEDEECRYSEAVKHLEFDNQLGPYALDHFVEWKRLSCYITNTAIERLEPIGGDITIACVSGLIPDVPRTAMEKQLMEQLNSSKFSRTTPEDSQRQKCYYTKIPQIVKRKDISGEELTAMNIDKTQLLETILLKDFKGAENLLLAELQFAFVVFMMGQSLQAVFQWKTLVSLFLCCTEAPLRTRSQLFSKFIEVIYWQLKHGFQKQKSTTAAEGKGISVFLDDALFSKDIFLYRLCKDFFLLVLQSPVIDGDLLTWTRKLKGLLEDIFGWDFEESALDVMCEDGDEYAPVVVPPDEAMPVEDQAN